The Arcobacter roscoffensis genome segment TTAATAGTTTTTCTTCATCTCTTTTTATTCTAAAAAATTTTGAAAATCTATCACTTAATCCACCAATAGCAATTTCCTTATCTTTAAAATCAATAAATTCAATCTTATTATCTAAAAAAGTTATTTGACTTAATATGTTCTTTAATTCATCTAGGCCATAAAATAAATCATGATTACCACTTATAAAATAAGCATTTCTTAGAGTATTTAACAATAATAACTTATCTTTTATTTTTGATACTTTACAATCTATAATATCACCTGTAATAAATAGTACATCATATTTAGTTTTTTGACATAAATCTATTAATTTTTCAATATAAAATATATCGGTTTTTGTATCTATATGTAAATCACTTAAATGTAGTATTTTAAAACCATCTAAAGCTAGTTTCTCTACTTTTATATCTAATTTATTAATTGTATTTGTTTTCATATAATTACATATCGCTAAATTTAAAATTATATTTAATATCAATTTTATTTCTTACTGCTAAAAAAAGTAGTGTAGGGGGTTCTAAATTATAATCTGTTAAATTAATACTAAAAACTCCATCAAAGAAAACTTTGTTGTTTGATTTTGATATTTTTGTTAATGCTTTTACTTTTCTACTTACTTTATTTAGAGATATAAAACCTTCAATCATATAATTGTCTTTATCAATTTTTCTTACATTAATAAAATCAAAACTTATTTTTGGGTTAATCTTTGATTTTAATAAGTCATACATATTTTTATCTCTACTAGAATCCTCACTTTCCAAATCAATACTATTTATCCAAATTGTTCCTTTGATATTTGAAAAATCATTTTCATACTGTAAGTTTGTATATATTTTTTTTGTTTTAGGATCTATATTTTTATCCCCAAATATTTCTGTATGAGCTATTACTTCTCCATTTTCTAGTACTAATTTATTTGCAGTAAGTGCAGTAATAGCAAATAAAACTAATAATATTAATTTATACATTTTTTCTCCTTTATTGATATATTATAAGAACTTAAAACTTTTAGAAGTGATATCAAAAATATAATTGGCACATATAAAATCAAGTTTTCTAAAGCTACTAAAAGTCCTAACCCAGAGGCTATCCAACCTATAAAAATCATATAAATGCAAATAGTTCTAAAATCTTTTTTTATTATTCCTCTTAAAATAGCCACATTGTAATATGAAATAACAAAAGGATAAACTATTCCTAGTAAAGCAGCTTCTTGCAAGAAAAATAGTAAATAACTTAGTGCGAAAAGTAAGATGACAAATATCTCATTTTCAAACTTTTCAAATTTAAATGTAAAAGCAGCTAATACACCTACTATATGAAATACAATAATTTCTAAAGTAAATCCATCTCTCCAAATTGAAATACTAGCATCCCTAGAAAGAGTTTCAAATAGTGCAGAGTCTATAAAAACCCAAAGAGTCATTGAATACAATGAGTATGAATAGCTTGGCAAACTTTTCATTTTTTCATTATCTTTTATAAATAGAACACTTATTAAACAAACCAAAGAAAAAATGATTGCAATAAACTGTCTATCTGAAGGCTCTATTATAAAAAGTGCTGTACCTAAAGTATAAGATAAAGCTAAAGCAAATGCCAATTGAAGCGTTGAACTTTCTTTTATTTTCTCAATTATCAAAGGGGCTAATCCTCCAACACTTAAT includes the following:
- a CDS encoding metallophosphoesterase → MKTNTINKLDIKVEKLALDGFKILHLSDLHIDTKTDIFYIEKLIDLCQKTKYDVLFITGDIIDCKVSKIKDKLLLLNTLRNAYFISGNHDLFYGLDELKNILSQITFLDNKIEFIDFKDKEIAIGGLSDRFSKFFRIKRDEEKLLNTLSKYENSILLAHQPKDYEYATKNYIDLFLCGHTHGGQIYPFHYIVKLFQPFLYGLHYIDKTAIYVNKGIGTWGVDFRYKADSEISLINLIY
- a CDS encoding YceI family protein, giving the protein MYKLILLVLFAITALTANKLVLENGEVIAHTEIFGDKNIDPKTKKIYTNLQYENDFSNIKGTIWINSIDLESEDSSRDKNMYDLLKSKINPKISFDFINVRKIDKDNYMIEGFISLNKVSRKVKALTKISKSNNKVFFDGVFSINLTDYNLEPPTLLFLAVRNKIDIKYNFKFSDM